Below is a genomic region from Raphanus sativus cultivar WK10039 chromosome 4, ASM80110v3, whole genome shotgun sequence.
AACCTCATTAGTCTTCCTCTTGTAGAGAGCTTGATACCCATGTTTATCCAGCTCCGGTGCGAAAATCTCGTGGAAATGATCACTTTGTACCTGCCAGATAAAGCAAGAAAAAGGAACATTTTTTCTGTTCATGACACTTCTTAAGTAGTGTCCACACAATAAAAACCAGTGTTCTAAATATCGGTCTAGGCCGCGCCTAAACAATTGTTTAGAACAATAATGTCATATAAATGTCTAAATACCGCCTAGCGATTTCTTTAACATTGATAAAATCGGTCTAGGCACCCGCATAATCAATAATTCCATAAAACGTCTAACCACCGCCTAGCGATTTGAACATTACTGATAAAAACAATACCTCTTGTAGGCAAACTACATCAGCACGATAACCAACAATCTCCCTCAACAGATTCTGTCTTCTGTACGGCCAAGAAAGAGCCCAAGGAGGACAATAACTGTAAAGGTCGCTACTTGCGGAAGTATCAGACAAAATATTATACGAAAGCACAGTGAACGACCCTGCAGACTGAATCCGACCATCTTGATCCATGTGACTCATCACCTCAGCTCCATTAACGGGGATAAGTCTACGGGGACTCGGAGAAGGCGCAGGGATCACACGTGACGTCAAAATGGTACTAGGATGTCCCACAGACTGTTTAGTCTCCGCGTTAGCCACCACACACTCGAACTTCAACACGTAGCCAATGTCGTCAGCGGTCGGGGTGTACGTTTTGCAGCCCCCGACCTCGATAAGCGTCTCTCCTCCGTTGTTCTTCTGAGCGATGCTCGAAGGATAGAACGGCGTGGGGCCGTTATTGGCGAGCGTGAGATTCGACATTGAACCGGATAAGGTGCTGGCGAGAGCACCGGAGCCTGTGCTGTTGAAACGGGATAACTCGTCTTCCTCGTTTCCGTTCTCTGCGGCTGCTCGCTCGTGCAGAGTCTTGTGGTGCTGCCACGCGTCCGTGAAGCATTTGGGTGAACAGTGGTAGCTTTTTGCGACGAGGGCTCTACGCTTTGAGCAGAATACGCATTGCAAAGTGGCTTGTTCCGTTGGATGCACACTGCAAATGGTTACTTTCTTATCGCTCTGTACACGATACCTAcaaacattaaaagaaaaatcaaaagcaTGAAACTTTATTACAAGAACAGAAGTAAAACCACAGTTCCTGTCTCTTTTTTCACATTCCACAAACCAACTAGCAATTCTATTAACGACCCTAATCAGAAATCTCTGAAATTTAGACcaaagtttcaaactttgaGTAAGAATGGAACTTTAAGACTTTAATACAAGAACATAAGTAAAACCATAGTTGCTGTCTCTTTCTTACAATCCCGAAACCAGTTAGCAATTCTATTAACGACCCAAGTCAGAAATCTCCGAACTTTAGACCAAAGTCTCAAACTTTTTGAGTAAACTCTAAACTTTAGATCAAAGTTTCATACTTTGAGTAAACCCTATAAGCAATCAGACAAAACCCACAATCCACGACCGagaaagttttaaactttttcgGTAAATCTCTGAACTTTGGATCAAACTTTTGAGTAAAACCTAATTAACCAGACAAAACCCACAATCCACGACCGAGAAAGTTTCGAACTTTACCATCTGTATCTCAAGAAGTAGCCTTCGAGAGGAGCAGATTCAGGGACATCGTCAGTGGCGGCGGTCTTATCAGGGCGGCGAACAAGCACGTAAGGAGTCAATTCACAGCCAACGATGGGAATCTCGGAAGGGAGATGCACTCGGATCACGCTTAGCATTGCTTTTGCGTCACACCTGGTGATTGTTTGAAGCAGAGAGTCGAAAGAAGaggttgatgatgatgttgacgAAGAAAGGGAGATGAAATAGAGTAGAGGGTAGGCTGATCCACCATTTACTTTCACCCTAAAAACCCGTCACGACCAAACTCTTCGAAACCCTAgatacagattttttttttgtctcctcTTACAACTTTTAGTAACCCAACTTGGATCTCTGAGGGAAAAAGAATCTGGGATAGAGCAAAGCTTTAATTGTAGAATTGAGATGTGGATGGGTCTTTGAGAAATGTTCGAGGATCGATTCTTACGCTGATAATGATACAAAAAAATCAACGAAggagtttgtttttatttttgtcaagaGTGGGATCAATCGTGAAGCTATAAACTATTAGCTTTAGCCTTCAGACCAAACAAAAACAATCATTTAATTGATTTAGTTACTACAAAAGTttagaaatttcaaaacaatttgTTTTCGGGCTAAAAGATTGAAAGCAAacagtttcttatttttttcttaaggaaaataaattaatttaaggAAAAATAATCTACAGCTAAATCATTAAAAACTAAGATCAGCTCTAATgataagttttctttttttaaccaaaatttgattttctttaaaaaaaaggaaaaccaaTATTTGTCGCTGaatttcttcattttttcttaataagaaaataatattatattatatcactatttatgattaattattactaataattaataattttttcaaatttactaattttattcaactattttattttaacaaatctgACACAACTACTAGTCATTATAAGttaaacattaataaataatacAACAATTATACTTTAGcataatatataaaccaaaatataatattttataaaaaataatatatcttttAACTGATTAACCAAAGTATTCCGAAACGAAAAAATGagtttattttattcaaattcttctaaattaaatatataattatctgAAATTAGTATTTCCATGTTCTTTGTTATTAATATCtaactaaacaaaataataatataatttttgaaattaattggATGATATTAAgacttataatttatttaattacaaaataaaaaattatatttttttgatgaaatttcaaatttattgatcatgCAAAAAAAGTTATTTACATACTCCTATAGTTTGTAAAAAGAATAGCTGTAAAGATGAGATCTAAAGACTAAAGCGTGATTTCAAACCATCTGCTAAGTAATCCCTCCAGCTTGTGACTTGGCTTGTACCTGAGTGATACAATTCTATTCCTCACTGCCTTGTCTATGAGTCTGCGAAGTTGATCAGTAGATCTCCTAGTTTGTTGATGACGCCTTTCATTTCTCTCCCTCCATATGTGGTACACTGTCGTTTGGAACAGCATTTTTGCAAGAATGGTGTCAAGGCTCTTACCCTCCAGTCGCTGCAGCCTGTTTACAGTCCATTGCCAATCCGGATTGATATTCCTTCCCACAAACTTTCGTGCCAAAGGTTCCCATATCGTGTAGGAGTATGAACAAGCGAAGAATAGATGCTCTCTTGTTTCATCCCTCTCCCCACAAAGCTCACAGCCCTGAACAATTCCCCAATCTCTCATCCTATCTCCAGTAGACAGCCTGTTCTTGATGGCTAGCCAGGTTATAAAACAAAACCGTGGAACCCCTTGTGTAAACCAGACCACTCTGCTCTATTCCACTTTACTTTTCTTGACTCTAATCTggtcccaagtcctcgcagctGAAAAGATAGGTTTGTAATCATCATCTCCATGCTTCCACATTATAACATCTCGTCCTTTTTCAGGAGCTGGAGGCTCAATAGCGGAGATACAATCATAAAGATCGTGAAACCGACGACTTCTCCTCCCTCTGATATTCCACTCACGTCCTTGCACTGCTTCACAGACCTTGGCTTGTCGCCTAACACCCAGATAAGTAGTCCATGCCGCGCCTGTGATATTTATAAGTTTCCCTTTACCCAGCCAATCATCAAACCAGAAATGACATGTCTTCCCATCTTTAACGTCAAACCGCAGAAACTGATATGCCAAATCCCTCAGTTTTAAAAGCTTTCTCCATATCCAAGATCCCTGCAAATGAAAACTATATTTAAAGCTTATGTAAATGAAAACTTTATTCAAAATGTGAAGAATTAAGCAGTATTTATTTGAAAAGAGTGGTTAGTTCTTAAAATAAATACTCTTAAATTCTtcaaactttttgaaaaatgaaGGAAAAAATATAAGTATCATTAGAGTAAAATAGagcaaaaaaatagaaaatgaaacgctattaaaataatttttgaattaaatatttaatgatttATCTAATACTACAAAATGCaattaaaacattaattaaGTCGGTGGACTAGTGCTAAAATGACATCTTCTAAAAAATGCATTATTTTAGATAATCTCCAacttatatttacatttttctcaaatattaaaaataatataaagataatttttgTTCAGAagcttatttttatattggaaAGATGtcatttttgaagaaaaatatgaatGAATGTTATTTAGACATTGACTGAAAATTATCTTAGATGTCAAAAAAGTTAATTACTTCTTCATTTTTGTCATATATCATAGTTTAGTTATATTGTTGTCAAAAAGGTATTACTTCAAAactaatgacaaaaaaaacacacacacacatatataatagaTTTATTATTACCAAGTAAGTCTTACATAAAAAtcttataattttgtttcatcCATTTTGTAAGAGTAACAATACTTTATATCAATGAATGAGATTTAAGAGTGAAATGAATGTTAACCAAACTTCCTGCATTGCTTTTAGATTTAAGAGAAGACCAAACTATTGAGCAGTTCAAATtgtgtatcaaatttttaactaacattagaaacacaaaaaaatgagCATCAAACGTTTCTTACTTTTAACTAAGGTAAAATGCAATAATCAAATACTTTCAGAAAGCAAGCTACGCAATTGGTTGCCAAATAGTTTGAATACCACTGATTTGGTGtctttcaattgtttttttttttttgatattcgAATCTAACTAAAATCACAgttgaaaaatatcaaaagattGATTCAAAACATTACAAGACTGCTATATAATGTTTGTggttcaaatatttataaatgataaatgatAAACATGTAccttaaaattttttttaatctattagGAGGTTTGGTGACAAACATGAATCTTATAGTCTTCTTTATCTAGTAAGAGGTTTGACAAGCCTCTGATCAACATCGCTTCTTGAATCTATCATATTTGGTTTCTTCTTTGGCAAACTTTCTTCGATTGGCTACTTTTTCTATCATGcaaatttgtttataaatttggaATTGTTTGATATTTTGGAGATATGATATGTTATAGCTTATGCTATTATATTGTAGATCTCATATCAAACAATATAATAGTTGAGAAAGTTATAGATATGTTATTATAAGACTTATAAGTAGTATTGAGATTGATATGTTATACGGACCACAATGGTTGAAAATCTGCAAGCAGTGCCTCAGGCAAATCAACGGAAGCGACTCCTCCTTGTAGATCTGCCACAGGAGAATAACAAACAACATTTAGGGACTGGTTTGAAAGGTCGTTTGAGTCTGGGGCGGCAGCTTGGGAGTAGGATTTGACAGGGGATTTAGGGGATTGAGGGAGGACTGGGTCACTGGGCGGAGGCGAGGAGCCCATAACTCCGATCACCGGAGCCGTGTGGCGCACACAACAAGAAGACgttgtttagtattttagatgatggtattagtagtcttaggccatataggctggattactggtactagttgttagttgtagagtctagagtctaggatagTGTTGTGTGTGTTGccgacagtatgtgcgtaacccgcccaTACTAGGCTTGTTTAGGGGGCTAGGGTTTTCGCACTTTTTCTCTCACTTTTTCTCTCCAACCAGTTTTGTTTCTCATGACCTCTCAACTGATTCTTTTAAGTTACAAATGATCTTTGATCTCATTTTTTAATGATACATGATCTGTTCGATTTAGATGATGTTCCAGACCATATGGAAGAAGGAAAGTCAACTTTGGATATGTATTTAGAGGATCCAAAGTTAGATATGAGGAGTAATCCTAATTTGAATGTTCTTCAGTATtggaaagaaaacaaatatcgTTTTGGCGCTCTGATACATGGCAATGGACGTGCTTAGCATTCCTATAACTATTGTGGCTTCTGAGTCTTTATTTAGTATTGGTTCTCAGGTTATAAGCAAGTATCGAAGTAGATTGTTGCCTAGTAATGTTCAGGCTCTGTTGTGTACACGTTCTTGGATATATGGTTACCTACTTGATGATGAAGGTAACACTTCTCTCCACTTGATGATGATTAGCATGATTTGTTTACTGTGAACTGAGATGAATCTAGCAGTACAATTGTATTGCATATAATGGCGAAGGTGAGATGGTTATTATTCGATCAAGTCCACATGAAGTAGAAGACTCTGGAAGCAGCCAAAGAACTGATAACCTTGGTAACCTTACATATTCTTCATATATGTCACTACATTTTGTATTATATGCTTTAAACATAACTTCAGATTCTTCATATATGTCACTTGTGTGCATTTTGTCATGAGCATTGTTGTTTCATCTCATTGTTAATTGAGCGCATTTAGTGTTTGCTTTGCATATTATTATACATTCATACTCACAAAAGCGTATCAGTTGGAAAGCGTATCTTAGTTCAGATGACTTTTCTTCTTTAGTGACTTTGTTTGGATGAGATTTTTGAAACTGAGTTGTTATGCAGGTGTTGGGAGAGGCCTACCAAGTGCTGAGTGATCCAGGACAACGCCATGCCTATGAAACTTGTGGATCTTTGACAAGTTTTATGAAGATGAGTCTTTTATAAATCTATGTTTTAGGTTTTAATTTCATGAAACGGCTgagaatatgaaaattttattgtGAAACATGccttttatatatgatttttaatttataaattttagagaataaaaaaaattactcaagGAGATATTGGTTAATATTGTTATTTGTTACTATATAATAATGAGTCGACTCATTAAAACCACTAACtcattaatttaaatgagttagagaccaaaccaaaccattagGTAAATGGTTTTGGTTGAACCATAACCAATAGAAAACTGGATTTATGTGgatatggtttggtttgggttggTTTATCCATTTTGACAtgtatacatgtatatatatttaaagttgaTTGTTTATACATTAGAGGGATGATTAGTGTATTGTGGCTATAAAAATTTAGCTGTAAAATTTATGTTGTAGGTGAGTGAGTATGTTGTAGTTATAACTTTATTGTTGTAAATTTTATTGCCGAGATTTTTTGTTGTAGTTAAATTGGATGTATCtgtaaatttttgatataaatattttaatataaaatatgtaacatatgtatataatataaatttttgtttgaaataagttatagtaataaataaatcatacattATCAAAAATTACTATTAGTTAATGtaatcaataaataataattattatagaattcagtaattttaaaaatatttaaagtgaaataaaattatagtaagaactaatatataaatagtagTAAATTTTATCtatgattatttaatttatttgaaattataaatagttttccATTATATAGATTCTACAACTTCAATAATCAAGAGGtagatttttgtttaaaatacatataaagtaaaattctttaacatttttttgctgtaatttaaaaatgaagCTAAATCATGATCGGtacaaatcaatataaaatttaatgtaagttttaacttttaaaaataaaagtacacCATGATTTGGCAAAGtgtttattgatttaaaaataaattaaaaagtgaTATAATACCCAGCCAATCATCCAGTAGTTTCTAAATGTTTGGGGATGAAGATTTAGAGTTTGAAGATTAAGATTTATGGTATAGAATTTAAGATTCAGTATACAAAATTGGAAagaagaattttcaaaaataccactttcaaggtaccattattcatatttaccaccactaaaaacacattttcaaaaatatcttatttattaaaatggtaaagactcttatatctttgtttttatatgcttttcaaaattctaatcccaaattttaaatcctaaacctccaattctaaactataaatccaaaattttcaactctaaaccctaaaccctaaactatataccctaaattcaatatcctaaaccctaaaccctaaagtctaaactataaaccctaaatcctcaaatctaaaccctaaatcttcaactctaaaccctaacctatataccttaaaccctaaaacatcaaatctaaaccctaaatcttaaacctttaaatctaaacccttcgttaaaagtagtggtaaaagtgattagtgtaaacatgaaaagtggtactatgaaaatggtatttttgacaatttctcaATTGgaaataacaatattttgaataaatattaaatatattatttattaagtgtattttttttttctactctTACATGAAACTCTCTAGCGGAACTATAAAAATGGGCCAAGTCTTCTTGCTCACGGTTCGTCGTCTCTACTCATCGTGGCAACTTCAAATCCGACTTTTCGCGACTAAGCCGTTGTATTTATATGCACTATACCTGAAAAGTTCTCTTCTTTCAGTTTCCTCCTACATATGAGCCTCAGCTATAGAGAACTCGCCAACCCCAACAACCGTCTACTTAGCTTACTCGATTCCTGCAGCAAAGCTCCTTCCTTTACAAGAACCAAAGCTCTCCACGCCCTCTCCATCACGTTATGGAACACCCTTCAGCAGCCCGTTTACATCTGCAACAACGTTATCTCCCTTTACGCAAAGCTCGGCGAGGTTTGTTTTGCAGCCAAGGTGTTCGATCAAATGCCTGAAAGAGACAGAGCGTCTTTCAACATGATTATAAGCGGGTTTAGCAAATCTGGGTATGTGGAGAGAGCTTGGCGTGTGTTTTCAGAGATGAGGGAGTTTGGGTTTTCCCCGAATCAGTTAACGGTTCGTGGCTTATTGTCTTGTCCGTCGTTGGATCTTCGTGGTGGGACTCAGTTGCACGGTTTGAGCTTGAAGTATGGTTTGTTTATGTCTGATGCATACGTGGGTACTAAGTTGTTGGGTTTGTATGGGAGGTTTGAGTTGCTTGAAACGGCGGAAAAGGTGTTTGAAGATATGCCGTTGAAGAGCTTGGTGACGTGGAACCATATGATGTCTTTGTTGGGGCGTGGTGGGTTTCTCAGAGAATGCATGTTTCTCTTCCGTGAGCTAGTTGGGACTGGGGAGTGTTTATCCGAAAGCTCTTTCTTGGGTGCCTTGACGGGTGTGTCTTGTGAAAATGACTTGGAAACTAGCAGACAGTTGCACTGCTCAGCGATGAAAATAGGGTTGGATTGTGATACTTCCATCGTTAACTCTCTTATCAGCGCGTATGGAAGATGTGGCAACACACATATGGCAGAGAGAGTGTTTGATGAGGCAGCTTCATGGGATATAGTGTCATGGAACGCTGTAATTGGTGCAACAGCCAAAGGTGAGAACCCGTTAACAGCACTGAAACTCTTTGTAACTATGCCAGAGCATGAGTTGTCCCCGAACCTAGGTACTTACGTTAGTGTTCTTACTGCCTCTTCTCATACGCAGACATTGAGCTTCGGACGCCAGATTCATGGCACACTGATCAAGAACGGCTGCGAGACTGACATCTACCTGGGGAATGCATTGATAGACTTTTATGGTAAATGTGGTAGTCTTGAAGATTCACGCCTATGCTTCGATTCTATACTTGATAAGAACATTGTTTGCTGGAATACACTACTTTGGGGTTACGCAAATAAAGACGATCCCATTTGTCTCTCATTGGTACTTCAAATGCTTCAAATGGGTTTCAGACCAACTGAATATACTCTCTCGACAGCTCTCAAACCATGTTGTGTCGTAGAGTTACAGCAGCTGCACTCTGTTATTGTGAGAATGGGATACGAAGATAACGACTATGTGTTAAGCTCTCTTATGAGATCCTACGCCAAAAATCAACTGATGAATgatgctcttcttcttctggacTGGTCTAGCAAACCTTCTTCTGTTGTCCCATTGAACATTGCCGCTGGAATATACAGCAGAACAGGGCAGTACCGTGAATCTGTAGAGCTGATCTCGACGCTAGAACAACCGG
It encodes:
- the LOC108849207 gene encoding pentatricopeptide repeat-containing protein At3g58590-like; translation: MSLSYRELANPNNRLLSLLDSCSKAPSFTRTKALHALSITLWNTLQQPVYICNNVISLYAKLGEVCFAAKVFDQMPERDRASFNMIISGFSKSGYVERAWRVFSEMREFGFSPNQLTVRGLLSCPSLDLRGGTQLHGLSLKYGLFMSDAYVGTKLLGLYGRFELLETAEKVFEDMPLKSLVTWNHMMSLLGRGGFLRECMFLFRELVGTGECLSESSFLGALTGVSCENDLETSRQLHCSAMKIGLDCDTSIVNSLISAYGRCGNTHMAERVFDEAASWDIVSWNAVIGATAKGENPLTALKLFVTMPEHELSPNLGTYVSVLTASSHTQTLSFGRQIHGTLIKNGCETDIYLGNALIDFYGKCGSLEDSRLCFDSILDKNIVCWNTLLWGYANKDDPICLSLVLQMLQMGFRPTEYTLSTALKPCCVVELQQLHSVIVRMGYEDNDYVLSSLMRSYAKNQLMNDALLLLDWSSKPSSVVPLNIAAGIYSRTGQYRESVELISTLEQPDNVSWNIAIAAWSRSATLEQPDTVSWNTDNHGEEVTEIFKHILQANIRPDNFTYVSILCTCAKFCDLTLGSSIHGLITKTDFSRADTFVCNVLIDMYGKCGSVTSAIKVFEETREKNIITWTALISSLGIHGYGHEAFEKFEEMVSLGFKPDCVSFISVLTACRHSGMVKEGMELFWKMKDYGVEPDIDHYRCAVDLLARNGYVIEAEQLISRMPFPADAPVWRTVLAGSKSFAEEQRSTLSFVSAE
- the LOC108855819 gene encoding carbon catabolite repressor protein 4 homolog 2; its protein translation is MLSVIRVHLPSEIPIVGCELTPYVLVRRPDKTAATDDVPESAPLEGYFLRYRWYRVQSDKKVTICSVHPTEQATLQCVFCSKRRALVAKSYHCSPKCFTDAWQHHKTLHERAAAENGNEEDELSRFNSTGSGALASTLSGSMSNLTLANNGPTPFYPSSIAQKNNGGETLIEVGGCKTYTPTADDIGYVLKFECVVANAETKQSVGHPSTILTSRVIPAPSPSPRRLIPVNGAEVMSHMDQDGRIQSAGSFTVLSYNILSDTSASSDLYSYCPPWALSWPYRRQNLLREIVGYRADVVCLQEVQSDHFHEIFAPELDKHGYQALYKRKTNEVLSGSTSAIDGCATFFRRDRFSHVKKYDVEFNKAAQSLTEAIIPHTQKRSALNRLVKDNIALIVVLESKFGNQPTDPSGKRQLICVANTHVNVQQELKDVKLWQVHTLLKGLEKIAASADIPMLVCGDFNTLPGSAPHTLLVRGKVDPLHPDLLVDPLGILRPHTKLTHQLPLVSAYSSFVRPVMGLGLDQHRRRMDLNTNEPLFTNCTREFIGTHDYIFYTADTLMVESLLELLDEDGLRKDTALPSPEWSSNHIALLAEFRCMPRTRR